GCGGGCGGCGCCATATAACCCTCGCCATATGCCTCGCCCTCATCGGGCTCGTCCCCGTGCGCCACCTGAACATCATGACACCGTTTGCCGTTTCATGACTTGTGCTCGGCCAACCGCTACACATTTGTAGTGTGGGCGTAAGCGCTCCGCCCTTTTTCCCGTAGCCCGATCCAGACATACGAAAGCGACTCACATGACTGCGCGCCACTCGCCGCTGAGCCTGTGGCACGCAATCCACGATCTCCCCGACTTCGGGCGGTTGGTCTGGGTGCGGCTGCTCACCCAGTTCAGCGATGGTCTCTTCCAGGCCGGGCTGGCCGGGGCATTGCTGTTCAACCCCGAACGCGAGGCCGAGCCGTGGGCCATCGCCGGTGCGTTCGCGGTGCTGTTCCTGCCGTACTCGGCAATCGGTCCCTTCGCCGGTGCGCTACTGGACCGCTGGGACCGGCGCACGGTGCTGATCTGTGCCAACCTGATCCGCGTACTGCTGGTGGCCCTCGTCGGTATCGAGCTGGCCTTCAGCGCCGACGACGTGGTGCTGTTGCTGGGCGCGCTGATCGTCAACGGGGTCACCAGGTTCGTGACATCGGGTCTCTCGGCGGCACTCCCCCACGTGGTGCCCCGCGACCAGGTCGCGACCATGAACTCGGTGGCCACCGCGGTGGGCGCCACCGCCACCTTCGTCGGCGCCAACTTCATGCTGATGCTGCGGGCAGTCTTCGGTGCGGGGGACTTGGGTTCTGCCACAGTCATTTTCCTGGTGATCGTGCCGACCCTCGCCGCGGCATGGGTGGCCACCGGCTTTCCGGGCGATCGACTGGGTCCCGACGACAGTGTGCGCGCCGTGCACGGCTCGGCCTTCTATGCGGTGGCCACCGGGTGGCTGCATGGTGCGCGCACCATCGTCGGCACGCCCTCGGTGTTCGACGCGCTCATCGGTCTGGCCGCCCACCGCATGGTTTTCGGCATCAACACGTTGTTGGTTCTGGTGCTGGTGCGCAACAACGCCTCGCTGTTCGCGGGGATCGGGGCCGCGGCCTTGTTCCTGGCGTGCACCGGCATCGGCTCGTTCCTGGGAACGGTCTCCACCCCTGCCTTGCTCCGGCGCTTCGGCCGTGGCCGCACCCTCGGGATGGCACTCGGCAGCGCCGTCGTGCTGCAGCTGATCGCCTCGAGTCTGTACGTACCGATCGTGCTC
This genomic window from Mycobacteroides chelonae contains:
- a CDS encoding MFS transporter — its product is MTARHSPLSLWHAIHDLPDFGRLVWVRLLTQFSDGLFQAGLAGALLFNPEREAEPWAIAGAFAVLFLPYSAIGPFAGALLDRWDRRTVLICANLIRVLLVALVGIELAFSADDVVLLLGALIVNGVTRFVTSGLSAALPHVVPRDQVATMNSVATAVGATATFVGANFMLMLRAVFGAGDLGSATVIFLVIVPTLAAAWVATGFPGDRLGPDDSVRAVHGSAFYAVATGWLHGARTIVGTPSVFDALIGLAAHRMVFGINTLLVLVLVRNNASLFAGIGAAALFLACTGIGSFLGTVSTPALLRRFGRGRTLGMALGSAVVLQLIASSLYVPIVLVAAFGLGMAGQVIKLCADVGMQTDVDDALRGHVFAVQDSLFWVTFTGAMSVAAAFITQSHWLAFSGAVVYLIGLIVHMTRTLWPSPAESSQSDPEGHARDLDR